acgcgctatctcagagttcttgGGATGCTTTTAAAGCTGCTAAATCTGCATTAAACAACACTTTGGAAGTTACTAATGTTAAGAGGTGAGATTTGCAATAATGGAGGTTTGTAaacttttatttcatattttcttatttgttgattcatttaatttgtatttttaacaCATTGCGAACAAAACAATTATTTGGTTGATATTTTTTTAGCTATGCTTCAACTTATGGATCAAATGTTCCAAATCTCTTGAAAAAAACAAGTCTTCTGCTTAAAGAAGGCAACATAACAGGTGAAAATCTACTAAAGGACATAAACAACCTCATCACAACCATAAGAGAATGCAATGTAACTGTTAGGTGGCTGATGCTGCATACTGTACTAAAACCTGGCCAAACTGATAAGTTAAAAAGATCAAAACAACTCAGAGAATTGGTCATTACAGAAGCCAAGTGTGAGCCTGGACTTCTTTTCAAACTTCTGTTGAACACTGCACAGCTGGAATTGGTAATAAGAGATTTGTACAAACAGCTGCTAACAAACAAAGAGACTCAGTGGGAAGAATTGAAGACTGACACTAACACTAGTTTGCTGGAGTTATCTGAAGTTTTTGGTGGGTCAAAACCACTAACTAGAATTCCTAAAAACGAAAAGCTGCAGTTATGGTTTGTAGAGATTTCCAAGGAAGTGCAATCTCTGTCCCAGGTATGTAATTAAGTCATGTATTACTTCTATAAAATTAGACGTTCAacaatttcaaaataaatatatttttgacacaaatacatagtaattttttatttggaaaaaGTAGATATTTTATCCCCTTTTTGTAATTTATAAGGATATGCCCCTTTTCCCACTATAATTGTTTTAATACTTTTTGTATATACTAAGTATATACAGCTCATTGGCTAAGGAACTGGCTCACCAGCCAGATGGCCTGGGTTCACTCCTTAGCACAGGTTccagaaaattttaatttataatttaactgaGTTGCCACTGTACTTCAGAGGACACATAAAGACGTTGGTTATGCAAGTAGCAGTTAAAACTAAAGATATGAGCCAGACAGTTACATAAATGGAAGATATACAATAAGCTAATTAGCTATGATACAACCAGTTATAACAACAAACAGCTTTCAAATAAAAATGGTTGATTTTTTAAGATCCACATATTATGTAATGTAtccacatataaaatatataactttCATATATATTACTTCCTTTAAAATCCTGGGTGCTGTTATAAAAATTACATTTCTACAACATAACTTAAGTATAACCAACTGGTTAGAAATTACCCAATGAAGAATTATAGtaaataatacaatttatttattataattcaaTCTCTCAATGGCATTTTTTCATAATGTACAGCTGAACAGATGGATTtataacataaataataataacattgtCAATGATACCAACAATCTGGCAACACTATGTGaaaataataacatatttaacaatGTGCCAGGGATTAATAAGGAAATGGCCAATATTTGTCATAtctaaagttaaaataaatatagtagtGCCCTGTATATGCCGGTAATATGTTTTGGACATTACAGCGGTTATGTGAAACTGaataataactagcattaaacaCATCCCGTTAGTACACACATATTATATCTACTgacatttataatattatatatcatCATCACAGCTATTCATTTTTTTAGATTGTGGCAGTGTCAGGCAACATGTTGTAATCCTCTTTTTGAGGTGGGTTAATTCTCTTTAATTTATTTCCCATAATTCTTCATGTTTCTTTGCAGCTTTGGTTATACATATTCAATGCTGTCTGTTTCTGCATTTTGTCATCCAGtttgttattttcattatttttatgtcCTCTGCTATCTAGAAGGTACTCTCCTCATTAAATGTCTTACAaattcttgcttaactgtcttgcttttatatattttatgtattttagcCACATAGCAAGGTCTAATAAATAACCCTTAGGTTACATTGAATTATATtgagttatattgaaaatattagattttaaaaaccttgTGACACAAGGTTGATGGTTGATTCACTTTTAGGGAACATACagattaattattgtaaaattagtTTGATAGCAACAGAAAATTGTGAATATGAAATACAATTAATTGTTTGTACATCATTTTTCTAGGGAGAGGGGCATCCCGTAGCCCTCCCTTACCAGCCGTCACTGTTTGTTAGAGATAATCCTATTTTCGAAATTGTTTTATTCATTTGAAATAGAACTCCTTATCCAACTGAATTATTGTATTGGTAAATGGTAGGATAGTTTGACTATGCCTGAAAGCTTGAGTATTTTAAACTAAAGATGAATATGTTATTTAATTCCTACATAATATATCAGCAATACCAATGGGAGAGGGGTTTCAAGTTATTGATTCATTACGTAGATATCTATATTTATAATgaatatttgaaattttatttactttatgcaaactttcatataaacataaaatatttctCAGGAAAATAGCAGTTCATCTAGAAAAATAGTCCTGTTAATACAAGCCCTGGAAGAAGTACAGGAATTCCACCAACTGGATAACAACATGCAGGTTATCCAATTCCTTTCAGAAACTAGGAAATATCTAGATCAGATGGCCAGAACGATGACTATAAAAGAAGATATTTTGATTAATTTGCAAATAATAGGAGATCTCAGTTATGCTTGGGAACTCATTGATTATTATACCAACATTATGCAACTAGGTAAGTCAAGCCTTGACTTTTCTTCTTAGGGTTCTGTATCCATTAGGACATTAGCACCTACACTAGACCATTTTGTATTACTGCTGATCTAAACAACTTATTCATGTTTTGTTACATGCATTACTGAGTATCGTTTATCcatacattttttcttctttctgctCCTCTTGTATCTTCGATCTTACATCCAATCAAGGTTTGATTTCTATGATAAAGATATGACCGAAATACTTAAATGAAATACTTAGATTTCTTTCTTTAATTTGGTTGTTAGTTCATCGTtttttttttccattctttttcAATGTTTACTGATATTACTGACCCATGATATTCTCGGTCTCTTCAATAATATTAGACTCcgaatattttcattttcttttataacttttTTGCATACAAAACCGTAGAATACGTAGCACCTGAGTATTATGTAGATCTTACTTCCTCCATCCGTGCTTTTCCTTCCCAGGTACGTTATTTTGACTACTTGTTAACATAACATAAACAAATGAGACTCAACTAGAGCAGAAGTTAAGTCAACGAGAATACAAATGGATGTGTATTATTAATGTCTTGCTGATAACCATGGTTatgaaatactaaaaataaagGGAAAGGGGATaagtttttaagggtaaaaaacATTGAGGGTTTTCATGTTACGTCATTAAGTCGTGGTTTGAGATTAAACTGGGTATACCAACGTGTACATTGGAGCTTACAAGAATAGAGTTATGAGTTATTCACAGATGCAGATAGGTTTTGTTTATACCCTGATTTAAGAAGAGTGAGGGTTTGGATTGGAGAGGATCTGGCCGACAAGAGAGTTTCAGACATTAACACTGGAGGAGGATCTGGTCTGAAAGAGAGTTTCAATATATTGATCATATCTTAGAACCTGTTGTCCTTCCATTTGCCACTGTTAAAGGACTTGATTTGCGTTACATGCAGTATAATGCAAGGCCACATACAGGAACAGTAAGAGATTAGTTTCATAATGAAGATATTACACTTTTACCTTGGCCAGCACAATCGGCAGATTTTAATCTCGTCAAGAATGTATGGAATATGCTTCAAAGACTGATTGCTTCTCATTTGCACAATGTTTATACTAGACAACGTCTGCAAGATTTTCTTACATAGGAATGGAtgggaaaaaatttaatttcaagcAAGCGAAGGCGGTGTTAAGCTGAAattaaactctgagatagcgcgtcagattattaaacatatttgttgttagatttttattttttatattgacttttatgttaaaaatttccaTCAAATTAGTGCACTTCTTAACTTTTGTTTTATCATTTCATCATAAAGAAATCATATTAGTCTGAAATTGAGATGAATTTATTGTTGACTATTATATCAGACATTATAACTGTATGTCACTTTTTACAATCCAATCAACACTGATGTAAATACGAGAAAAAAACTTATTTGTTCCTGAGACATTTTTGACGTGTGTATTTGTGTTTCTTTGCCTTGTCAATAATCCTTCTCATAATCTATGGAGCACAAGAATACGTTagcatattttcattattaaccttattaaaataaactgctTCTCTTGTTTTCTTTATATTGGTTGATCGTTTTTCACAATTAACaatctcttatatttttttaggGATCAGAAGAGAACCAACCCTAGTCATTAAAATGCGAGCGgtatttttaaaactttcttCTGCTCTGGAAATCCCCCTGCTTCGAATCAACCAAGCCCACAGCGAAGACCTGATATCAGTGTCGCAATACTACAGCAAAGAGCTGGAAATCTATGTTCGAAAAGTATTGCACATTATCCCGAGTATGATGTTTGAAAAATTAGCAAGAATCATCGAGATGCAGACGACTGTACTGAAAGAATTGCCAACCAGAGTTGATAAGGATAAAATCAAGGATTATACTCAGTTAGACGAAAGATTTGAGTTTGCTGAATTGACCAATTCGATATCAGTGTTCAGTCAAGGTGAGATCCACTGATTCCTTAATCGTACTATTTAATCGTTAATGTTGTTACTGTTACTAGTTATATGTAAAAAGTTGAATCGGTTTAatgctttatataattttctcaatatttttattttttctgcggTGCATTGGTAAATATACAACGATGACGGATTTCCGAGGGGCAAATACGCGACATAATTGTCGCGTAATcaaaatattagaatattttattatacgTTAAAAGTTAGTTTATTTGAATGCCACTCATTTTAACTGCGGCGTGAACATACCCCCTTAATGTACTTTATTTACTGGGCTACGCATCCCTTAGACACGATGTTCTTACTCCTCAAGATTGGGTATTAGGATGATGTATAGTCGGCTTCAcggttcaaaagatccgtgtgtgtcaaagggcgatggagcgtgctatgttgggcgtttcactacgagacaagatcccaaatcgccagctacgacaaagaacaggagtggctgatgcagtagagagagtagcaacactaaaatggaactgggcaggtcacgtggctcgaatgacagataatagatggacaaagcggatactggaatggagaccaagagatgatgcctaccgaagcagaggtcgtccaccaacacgttggactgacgatctaagacgttgtcataggaattggatgcaagaggcacaagatcgaaatagatggaaaattatgagggagatctatgtccagcagtggataagcgaagattgaatgatgatgatgatagtcgGCTGTCCTGTATCCATCCGTTTGTATTCAGCGCTTTTCTGCATTGGATTTTTGTATTAGTGAAGGTTTTCTTCAGGAGTATGGGTTTGGATATCAAGTATATGATTACACCGTGAGGTGGTTTTTCCGGAGTGGGATCCGGTAAACTTTTGCCTAACTCTTAGGTGAGCAGTCCTTAGATTACTTGTAGGTACTACAATAGGGCAGTCATGACGAACATGAGCACCTCCATCGACATTAAGGTCGCACTGCTATTTGGAGAGGGACACgaaattgaatttaaataatGCTAACATTATCTTGTCTAGGAACAAATGTTTAATTTTGTGGTTTTAGGTTCTGTACGTAACACAACAAATAATTTGGGAATAATGTCATACATGTTCAAAGAAAGAAGTTCATACATTGCTGGAAGCAGATCTTGACATAAATTACAGATTAATGGTATGGAATTCTTATATATTTTTCAGGTATGAGGATGATGAAAAGTACTCTAGTAGGTGTCGTACGCTTGGATCCAAAGCAATTACTAGAAGATGGAATACGAAAGGAATTGGTCCAGCATATTTCAAAGGCTTTGCACAATGAGTTGATATTCAGTCCAAAAGCGAGATACGAAGAACTTGATCAGAAACTGAAGAATTTGGTGAGGATCATGGATGGGTACAAAAGATCTTTCGAATATATCCAGGTAAATGATTTACGTACATGTATATTACAGGTATGAGTTATAGAACAATATTGTACTAGTCGGTGTCATATGCCGGAGTTCTCAGCAGTGAAGGGGCACCTGTGTTTCTTAGCCTTAAATTCGGGACTTGATTGACTCTTTTTTAACAATTCTTTCTCTTATAATTTCTTGTTGCCAAAAATTTTTGTTACTTTCTTTTCTTGGTGTAGTAGGTTCATTACATTTTCTCTTCCCTTTTGATATGCTAAACATTGATTGTATTCTGATATTACAATGAAGAGATCTTCTGCATAGTATGAACTGTTGAGATTTTTTATGTGATTCCCAAACTTTACCTCATAAGTACTTAAATGGATAAACACAAATTATATGTTTTTTTTGGGTTTTAGGATTACATAAACGTAAATGGTTTAAAAATATGGCAAGAGGAAGTTACTCGAATTATCAATTACAACGTAGAACAAGAATGTAACGGATTTTTACGGTTCAAGGTTCACCCCTGGCAGAGCGTTTACCAGAATAGATACGTGCCGATACCGATTTTTCCGTCGATAGATCAGAGCGTCAATTTCATCGGTCGGTTGGCGAGAGAAGTCATAAGACTGACAGATCCTAGGTAAGTTGCAGGTTTTTAACTCCTCATTATATTTTTGTAGC
This genomic interval from Diabrotica undecimpunctata isolate CICGRU unplaced genomic scaffold, icDiaUnde3 ctg00001264.1, whole genome shotgun sequence contains the following:
- the LOC140431998 gene encoding LOW QUALITY PROTEIN: WASH complex subunit 5-like (The sequence of the model RefSeq protein was modified relative to this genomic sequence to represent the inferred CDS: inserted 1 base in 1 codon), with the protein product LSQSSWDAFKAAKSALNNTLEVTNVKSYASTYGSNVPNLLKKTSLLLKEGNITGENLLKDINNLITTIRECNVTVRWLMLHTVLKPGQTDKLKRSKQLRELVITEAKCEPGLLFKLLLNTAQLELVIRDLYKQLLTNKETQWEELKTDTNTSLLELSEVFGGSKPLTRIPKNEKLQLWFVEISKEVQSLSQENSSSSRKIVLLIQALEEVQEFHQLDNNMQVIQFLSETRKYLDQMARTMTIKEDILINLQIIGDLSYAWELIDYYTNIMQLGIRREPTLVIKMRAVFLKLSSALEIPLLRINQAHSEDLISVSQYYSKELEIYVRKVLHIIPSMMFEKLARIIEMQTTVLKELPTRVDKDKIKDYTQLDERFEFAELTNSISVFSQGMRMMKSTLVGVVRLDPKQLLEDGIRKELVQHISKALHNELIFSPKARYEELDQKLKNLVRIMDGYKRSFEYIQDYINVNGLKIWQEEVTRIINYNVEQECNGFLRFKVHPWQSVYQNRYVPIPIFPSIDQSVNFIGRLAREVIRLTDPRSSVYLDTTVTWYENKTHKQIINKQTIASIASAIEIAGLVGLDRLFSFMIVNALQKLIGYFENKNVKIASWTNIITSIQKEMKQSEEFVNPLKIYQTYVNRCTKIWGDFLENXLLVGQLQLLRNLIAFYLNTSCKFNAKNLEFSLRSLDKALLMDIQNDRHHPSENLLESLSSYFDYAGLYQPFNKIYTTAANNLDHSVTMFIFVISHLHKLFLPQNAGNVNKRTQDQIDGIAFTLR